A genomic stretch from Gopherus flavomarginatus isolate rGopFla2 chromosome 3, rGopFla2.mat.asm, whole genome shotgun sequence includes:
- the LOC127048478 gene encoding zinc finger and SCAN domain-containing protein 20-like yields MPPRNKRAPAWTNAELQDLISVWGDEAVQTQLRSRRRNYDTYGQISQSMLRRGHERDALQCRVKIKEMRSAYCKAREGNGRSGAAPTTCRFYKELDAILGCDPTVNPRSTMESSEQGEVGDGVEDEYSDATGVEGDTPESQDTGSQELFSSPEETSQSQQLEADVDEEAEDRARDNSSNAAVSPASRRLQNLRRNPRK; encoded by the exons atgcctccacgcaacaaacgagccccagcatggaccaatgcagagctgcaggatctaattagtgtgtggggagatgaggctgttcaaacacagctgcgctccagaaggagaaactacgatacctatggtcagatatcgcagtccatgctgagaaggggccacgaacgggacgccttgcaatgcagagtaaaaattaaggagatgaggagtgcatactgcaaagcccgtgagggaaacggacgctcaggagcagcccccacaacctgcaggttttacaaggagctggatgccatacttgggtgtgaccccaccgtgaatcctaggagcacgatggagagttcagagcagggagaagtgggggatggtgtagaggatgaatacagtgatgctaCTGGCGTTGAGGGGGACACCCCAGAgtctcaggacacaggcagccaggagctcttctccagccctgaggagactagccagtcacagcagctggaagcggacgttgatgaggaagctgaggatcgtgctcgtg aCAACTCGAGTAATGCGGCTgtgtcaccggcctcacgtagattgcagaatttgaggcgcaatcctaggaaatga